A genomic stretch from Telmatocola sphagniphila includes:
- a CDS encoding WXG100 family type VII secretion target: MAQAVVDPNELRRFASGLKRFNNDLQANLASVHGQLLALGDTWRDQEHEKFRQEFEETIRVVERFIDIANEHIPFLMRKAERIEEYLQQR, encoded by the coding sequence ATGGCTCAAGCTGTCGTCGACCCCAATGAGCTGCGCCGTTTTGCGTCGGGATTGAAACGATTCAACAACGATTTGCAGGCCAATCTCGCGTCCGTGCACGGTCAACTCCTCGCTCTGGGCGACACCTGGCGCGATCAGGAACATGAGAAATTCCGGCAGGAATTCGAGGAAACCATTCGCGTCGTCGAACGCTTCATCGACATCGCCAACGAGCACATCCCGTTCCTCATGCGAAAAGCCGAACGCATCGAAGAATACCTGCAACAGCGCTAG